In Andreesenia angusta, the following are encoded in one genomic region:
- a CDS encoding RidA family protein encodes MLQAVATKKAPGAIGPYSQAIKISNMIYTSGQLGMDPETGEILSGDIKVETKRALDNLVAILEEAGTSLDKVVKTTVFVKDMNDFAMVNEVYGEYFSDHKPARSCVEVARLPKDGNVEIEAIALL; translated from the coding sequence ATGTTACAAGCAGTAGCTACAAAGAAGGCACCTGGAGCAATAGGGCCTTATTCTCAGGCGATAAAGATATCGAATATGATCTACACGTCTGGACAGCTGGGTATGGACCCAGAGACAGGAGAGATACTGAGTGGAGACATAAAAGTAGAGACAAAGAGAGCTCTAGACAACCTAGTTGCAATACTAGAGGAAGCTGGAACTTCGCTGGACAAGGTTGTGAAGACGACTGTGTTTGTAAAAGACATGAACGACTTTGCCATGGTGAACGAGGTCTATGGTGAGTACTTCAGCGACCACAAGCCGGCCAGATCTTGCGTGGAAGTTGCGAGACTGCCTAAAGACGGAAATGTAGAGATAGAAGCGATAGCCTTACTTTAA
- a CDS encoding helix-hairpin-helix domain-containing protein: protein MPSFTKKQQIAILIVGALLIFILSFKALDMEEKAEDTHFREIEFSEKHSSDELSSQGETEEARKDETTEFVVYVKGAVKYPGILVVEEGTRLADVVELAGGPEEGADFNMVNLAKKVQDEEMIHIPYAGEELTTQPLGETEATAGTTSGGNEKVNINKASEEELKSLPGIGEVTARKIVDHRASSPFKAVEDIMDVSGIGEKKFEAIKDNITVN from the coding sequence ATGCCTAGCTTTACAAAAAAGCAACAAATCGCTATACTTATAGTTGGAGCTTTATTGATTTTTATTCTTAGTTTCAAAGCTCTAGACATGGAAGAAAAGGCTGAAGATACTCATTTCAGGGAAATAGAGTTTTCCGAGAAACACAGCTCGGACGAGCTTTCAAGTCAAGGTGAAACTGAAGAAGCCAGAAAAGATGAGACGACAGAGTTTGTGGTATATGTAAAAGGAGCAGTAAAGTACCCTGGAATACTTGTAGTGGAGGAAGGGACAAGGCTGGCGGATGTTGTAGAACTCGCAGGGGGTCCAGAGGAAGGGGCCGACTTCAATATGGTGAATCTGGCCAAGAAGGTCCAAGACGAGGAAATGATACACATACCCTACGCTGGGGAAGAGCTGACGACGCAGCCATTAGGAGAAACCGAAGCTACAGCCGGGACAACGAGCGGTGGAAATGAAAAGGTAAATATAAATAAGGCATCAGAGGAAGAGCTTAAATCCCTCCCGGGGATAGGGGAGGTTACAGCTCGGAAGATAGTAGACCACAGAGCGTCCAGCCCATTTAAGGCGGTTGAAGATATAATGGACGTATCGGGAATAGGCGAGAAGAAATTTGAAGCCATAAAAGACAATATAACTGTAAACTAG
- a CDS encoding ribosomal-processing cysteine protease Prp gives MTEVVLFRDTEHNIVGYVAEGHSGYGEHGEDIVCAAISVLTQTALLSLNRVCEIREKDIEFELEDGYIRAMLSGDIEAEAREKANIVLGSMTVGLESVAEQYPDFITLKYREVD, from the coding sequence ATGACTGAAGTAGTTTTATTCAGAGATACAGAGCATAACATAGTCGGTTACGTAGCAGAGGGACACTCGGGGTACGGAGAGCATGGCGAAGACATAGTCTGCGCCGCGATTTCGGTGCTTACGCAGACGGCTCTTCTGTCACTGAACAGAGTATGTGAGATAAGAGAGAAGGATATAGAGTTTGAATTAGAAGATGGATATATAAGAGCTATGCTGAGTGGAGATATCGAGGCGGAAGCCAGAGAGAAGGCCAACATAGTCCTGGGATCTATGACCGTAGGTCTAGAGAGCGTAGCAGAACAGTATCCGGACTTCATAACTCTCAAGTACAGGGAGGTGGACTAG
- the nadD gene encoding nicotinate-nucleotide adenylyltransferase, with the protein MKRYGIMGGTFDPIHIGHLFVAEEIRCHFHLDKIIFVPNGNPPHKESVTDKHLRFEMVEIAIADNPNFEISDIEMHGDSHIYTIDTIKRLKEKDPQNEYHFIFGSDSLYDLPKWKSYSELMELCNFIAIGRPGFKTSDIDIPEEYRGKVEILNTLEIPVDSTNIRSRVLEGKNIKYLVSSGVEKYIYDKKIYMGAGI; encoded by the coding sequence ATGAAGCGATATGGGATAATGGGAGGCACGTTCGATCCTATACATATAGGACATCTATTCGTAGCAGAGGAAATAAGATGTCACTTCCATCTAGACAAGATAATATTTGTACCCAATGGCAATCCGCCACACAAGGAGAGTGTGACAGATAAGCATTTGAGATTTGAGATGGTCGAAATAGCCATAGCAGACAATCCTAATTTCGAGATTTCGGACATAGAGATGCATGGCGACAGTCACATATACACAATAGACACCATAAAGCGTCTTAAAGAAAAAGACCCTCAGAATGAATACCACTTTATATTCGGAAGCGATTCTCTCTACGACCTTCCAAAGTGGAAAAGCTACAGCGAGCTTATGGAACTCTGCAACTTCATAGCTATAGGAAGACCGGGATTCAAGACATCGGATATAGACATTCCAGAAGAGTACAGGGGAAAAGTGGAGATACTCAACACTCTGGAGATACCGGTAGACTCTACCAATATAAGGAGTAGAGTCTTAGAAGGGAAAAATATAAAGTATTTGGTGAGTTCCGGGGTGGAAAAATATATATATGATAAAAAAATTTACATGGGAGCTGGGATATGA
- the selA gene encoding L-seryl-tRNA(Sec) selenium transferase: MGENIYSKIPKVDAVLEIEDIKKLIEKTSRNLVMESIREELDGIRKSISKTTDMESLERRIAALSDSIVSRTEGKFENKFKRTVNATGVVIHTNLGRSLISKEVMDNVYDLATNYSNLEFDLETGERGSRYSHLVDMIKRITGAEDALVVNNNAAAVVLVLSAMAKGKEVITSRGELVEIGGSFRIPEVMEQSGATLVDVGATNKTHIEDYRRAVTENTGALLKVHTSNYRIVGFTESLSLEEIVALGNEASIPVIEDLGSGVLIDFSKYGLEYEPTVQDSVDAGVDVITFSGDKLLGGPQAGIIVGKSEYIKIMKKHPLNRAFRIDKFTIAALEGTMKMYLSEERAVSNIPTLKLLTQDIGEIESRAKALMEKVDGIDAHGVKVEIVDEYSQVGGGSMPLERIPTKALKLNSESLNIGKLEKGLRQLETPIITRLYKDSIYMDMRTVRDDEVDLISRGLEKAIERL, from the coding sequence ATGGGAGAGAATATCTACAGCAAGATACCTAAAGTGGACGCTGTGCTTGAAATAGAGGATATAAAGAAGCTTATAGAGAAGACTTCTAGAAACCTTGTAATGGAGTCTATAAGAGAGGAACTGGACGGGATAAGAAAGAGCATATCCAAGACTACAGACATGGAGTCTCTAGAGAGACGAATAGCTGCACTATCGGACTCCATAGTCTCAAGGACTGAGGGCAAGTTCGAGAACAAGTTCAAGAGGACTGTGAACGCAACAGGAGTTGTCATACACACCAATCTAGGAAGGTCGCTTATAAGCAAAGAGGTCATGGACAATGTCTATGACCTTGCGACTAACTACTCTAACTTGGAATTTGACTTAGAGACAGGAGAGCGAGGATCTAGATACAGCCATCTAGTGGACATGATAAAGAGGATAACAGGTGCGGAAGATGCGCTAGTCGTAAACAACAATGCCGCAGCTGTAGTACTGGTTCTTTCGGCTATGGCAAAGGGCAAGGAAGTCATAACCTCTAGAGGAGAGCTGGTAGAGATAGGCGGGTCTTTCAGAATTCCCGAGGTTATGGAGCAGAGCGGGGCTACTCTTGTAGACGTTGGAGCCACCAACAAGACTCATATAGAGGACTACAGACGCGCTGTGACTGAAAATACAGGGGCGCTTCTGAAAGTCCACACCAGCAACTACAGGATAGTTGGATTCACCGAAAGCCTTTCGCTAGAAGAGATAGTGGCTCTAGGAAACGAAGCTTCCATACCTGTAATAGAGGATTTGGGAAGCGGAGTGCTTATAGACTTCAGCAAGTACGGCCTTGAGTATGAGCCAACTGTGCAGGACTCTGTAGACGCAGGGGTAGACGTGATCACATTCAGCGGAGACAAACTGCTAGGAGGCCCTCAGGCAGGCATAATAGTGGGCAAGTCCGAGTATATAAAGATAATGAAGAAGCATCCCCTGAACAGAGCTTTCAGGATAGACAAGTTCACTATAGCGGCGCTTGAGGGGACTATGAAGATGTATCTTTCAGAGGAAAGAGCTGTGTCAAATATCCCGACACTAAAGTTGCTTACTCAGGACATAGGAGAGATAGAGTCTAGAGCCAAGGCGCTTATGGAGAAAGTCGACGGTATAGATGCACACGGTGTAAAAGTGGAGATTGTAGACGAATACTCTCAAGTTGGAGGAGGCTCCATGCCGCTCGAGAGGATACCTACCAAGGCCCTGAAGCTGAATTCGGAGTCATTGAACATAGGTAAACTTGAGAAGGGGCTTAGACAGTTGGAAACGCCTATAATCACAAGGCTGTACAAAGACAGCATTTACATGGATATGAGAACTGTAAGAGACGATGAAGTAGATCTGATATCCAGGGGTCTAGAGAAGGCCATAGAGAGACTGTAG
- the yhbY gene encoding ribosome assembly RNA-binding protein YhbY, producing MIKGKQRSYLKSLANTMNPIMQIGKGGVSETVLDQIDDLLEARELIKISILNNAGLDAKEVAVEVCEQLGAEYVQSMGSKIVIYRRSEENQKIQLPR from the coding sequence TTGATAAAGGGAAAACAGCGTAGCTATCTGAAGTCGCTTGCAAACACCATGAACCCTATAATGCAGATAGGGAAAGGCGGAGTGAGCGAGACTGTGCTAGATCAAATAGATGATCTGCTTGAAGCTAGAGAACTTATAAAGATAAGCATACTCAACAACGCAGGACTAGATGCGAAAGAAGTTGCAGTGGAAGTCTGCGAGCAGTTAGGGGCGGAGTATGTTCAGAGCATGGGCAGCAAGATAGTGATATACAGAAGGTCTGAAGAAAATCAGAAGATACAACTTCCAAGATAA
- the rpmA gene encoding 50S ribosomal protein L27, with amino-acid sequence MLKLNLQLFATKKGVGSSKNGRDSESKRLGVKRADGQAILAGGILVRQRGTKIHPGENVGRGGDDTLFAKIDGIVKFERKGRDKKQVSVYAKEALS; translated from the coding sequence ATGTTAAAGTTAAACTTACAATTATTTGCTACTAAAAAGGGAGTAGGTAGTTCTAAGAACGGTCGTGACAGTGAGTCGAAGAGACTTGGAGTTAAGAGAGCGGACGGACAGGCTATACTAGCAGGAGGAATCCTAGTTAGACAAAGAGGAACTAAGATACACCCAGGTGAGAACGTAGGTAGAGGTGGAGACGACACTCTTTTCGCTAAGATAGACGGTATAGTTAAATTCGAGAGAAAAGGTAGAGACAAGAAACAAGTAAGTGTCTACGCTAAAGAAGCATTATCGTAA
- the selD gene encoding selenide, water dikinase SelD codes for MGKQKRLTELTKSAGUAAKIGPDTLAQVLCQLPKADRDENLLVGIETSDDAAVYKLDEDRAMIQTVDFFTPVVDDPYTYGQIAATNSLSDVYAMGGEPALAMNIICFPSCLSPDVMAEILKGGHDKIREAGAILIGGHTVEDDEPKYGLCATGFVHPKDVLPNSTAKVGDVLVITKPVGVGIVNTAIKAQFAEEDVYNEAVKNMVTLNKFAKDAMMKVGANSCTDVTGFGLLGHSLEMAEGSGVTIKLNAGSIPILRGAEEFAKMGLVPEGTYANERFIGDKVEFKADIERHTKDILFDPQTSGGLLISLDRDKVESLLAELEGSETAYAVVGEVVEKSEKVIIVE; via the coding sequence ATGGGAAAACAAAAGAGACTTACAGAACTGACTAAGAGCGCAGGTTGAGCGGCCAAAATAGGTCCTGATACCTTGGCGCAAGTTTTGTGCCAGTTACCAAAAGCAGATAGAGATGAAAATTTACTTGTGGGGATAGAGACTTCGGACGATGCGGCCGTCTATAAGCTAGATGAAGACAGAGCTATGATACAGACAGTGGACTTCTTCACGCCTGTGGTAGACGACCCTTATACCTACGGCCAGATAGCCGCTACAAACTCTCTAAGCGACGTGTACGCCATGGGAGGGGAGCCGGCGCTTGCAATGAATATAATATGCTTCCCAAGCTGCCTTTCGCCTGATGTGATGGCCGAGATACTGAAAGGCGGGCACGACAAGATAAGAGAAGCTGGAGCTATTCTGATAGGAGGCCATACAGTAGAGGACGATGAGCCTAAGTACGGGCTTTGCGCCACAGGCTTTGTGCACCCTAAAGACGTGCTTCCGAACAGCACTGCAAAAGTAGGCGACGTGCTTGTGATCACAAAGCCAGTAGGAGTGGGGATAGTGAATACTGCCATAAAAGCCCAGTTTGCGGAAGAGGACGTATACAACGAGGCGGTAAAGAATATGGTGACGCTGAACAAGTTTGCCAAAGACGCCATGATGAAAGTAGGAGCCAATTCATGTACAGATGTGACTGGATTCGGGCTCTTAGGCCATTCGCTTGAGATGGCAGAGGGAAGCGGAGTCACAATAAAGCTGAATGCGGGAAGTATACCGATACTTCGTGGAGCAGAAGAGTTTGCCAAGATGGGGCTTGTACCGGAGGGAACTTACGCAAACGAGAGGTTTATAGGAGACAAGGTGGAGTTTAAAGCTGATATAGAGAGACATACAAAGGACATACTCTTCGACCCTCAGACTTCAGGAGGACTGCTTATATCTCTAGACAGAGACAAGGTGGAGTCGCTACTTGCAGAGCTAGAGGGCAGCGAGACGGCCTATGCAGTTGTGGGAGAAGTCGTAGAGAAGTCGGAAAAGGTCATCATAGTTGAATAA
- a CDS encoding LCP family protein — MKRFLRVFFSWLVIFSVVIGGGVYLISEKLMPKVGSVELNDIEEPKDELTFLVMGVDAPDKESAEKQRTDTIMLCRYVPDTGKIAVLSIPRDTRTLIPGHGRDKLNHAHAYGGPELTVRAVNNLLDMNIKHYVRVDYNLVNEVVDSLGGVEVDVPMDMYYNDPYADPPLEIDIEEGLQTLDGDKAMQFLRFRKGYSNQDLGRIEAQQDFIKSAIDKAMSPKNIIKLPSMIKAGTDNIDTNIPLTTMLSYVMDMKNINTENIQMATLPGEPDMIDEVSYFLIDEDASSTLMDRLFYNREVVSIEDLQDGENEENQEEIY, encoded by the coding sequence ATGAAGAGATTTTTAAGAGTGTTTTTTTCTTGGCTTGTAATTTTTTCTGTAGTAATAGGCGGGGGAGTCTACTTGATATCTGAAAAGCTGATGCCTAAAGTTGGGTCTGTTGAGCTAAATGATATAGAAGAGCCTAAAGACGAACTGACATTTCTGGTGATGGGTGTAGACGCGCCAGACAAGGAGTCGGCTGAAAAGCAGAGGACCGACACCATAATGCTTTGTAGGTATGTTCCAGACACCGGAAAGATAGCTGTGCTGTCTATCCCAAGAGATACAAGGACTCTTATCCCTGGACATGGCAGAGACAAGCTAAACCATGCTCATGCCTATGGAGGCCCGGAGCTTACTGTCAGAGCTGTGAACAATTTGCTGGATATGAACATAAAGCACTATGTCCGTGTTGACTACAATCTTGTGAACGAAGTTGTAGACAGTTTAGGCGGAGTTGAAGTAGATGTGCCTATGGACATGTACTACAATGACCCTTATGCAGATCCTCCCCTTGAAATAGACATAGAGGAAGGACTTCAGACTCTAGATGGAGACAAGGCAATGCAGTTCTTAAGGTTTAGAAAGGGATACTCGAATCAAGACCTTGGAAGAATAGAAGCCCAGCAAGACTTTATAAAGAGCGCAATAGACAAGGCTATGTCTCCGAAAAATATAATAAAGCTGCCATCTATGATAAAAGCGGGAACAGACAATATAGACACGAATATTCCTCTGACTACAATGCTGTCTTACGTCATGGACATGAAGAATATAAATACAGAGAACATTCAAATGGCTACATTGCCTGGGGAGCCGGACATGATAGACGAAGTTTCATACTTTCTGATAGACGAGGATGCGTCCTCGACACTTATGGACAGGCTGTTTTACAATAGAGAGGTAGTCAGCATAGAAGATTTACAAGATGGAGAAAATGAAGAAAACCAGGAGGAGATATACTAG
- the rsfS gene encoding ribosome silencing factor, with protein sequence MELTKEVKLIVNAAQDKKAFDINVLNIAGLSSIADYFVVASGNNERQAVAIADEIEDRMSEIGLEPLNKEGHQTGRWVLLDYGDIIVHVFHREEREFYNLEKLWVDAESIEIEDII encoded by the coding sequence GTGGAATTGACAAAAGAGGTTAAATTAATAGTAAATGCGGCACAGGACAAGAAGGCTTTTGACATAAACGTACTCAACATAGCAGGACTAAGCTCGATTGCAGACTACTTTGTAGTTGCGAGCGGAAACAATGAAAGACAGGCTGTTGCAATAGCCGATGAGATAGAGGACAGGATGTCGGAAATAGGGCTTGAACCTTTAAACAAAGAGGGGCATCAGACAGGAAGATGGGTGCTGCTAGACTATGGAGATATAATAGTCCATGTGTTCCACAGAGAAGAGAGAGAATTCTACAATCTAGAGAAGCTTTGGGTAGACGCTGAGTCTATTGAAATAGAAGATATAATATAG
- the obgE gene encoding GTPase ObgE produces the protein MFIDIAKIHLKAGNGGHGAVAFRREKYEPSGGPAGGDGGNGGSVILEVDEGLKTLMDFKYKKTYKAESGEDGRNKKQYGKAGEDLVLKVPPGTIVKDEESGIVVADLLEHGQRAVIARGGRGGKGNAKFANSVRQAPRFAEGGTKGEERAVVLELKLLADVGLIGFPNVGKSTLLSIITDAKPKIANYHFTTLTPNLGVVQVDDGDSFVIADIPGLIEGAHAGVGLGHEFLRHIERTRILVHMVDVSSQDGRDPVEDFHKINEELEKYSAKLADKPQLVVANKMDIPGAEDGYEKLKAEVEKYGYEILPISAATAKGIRELEYKILEKVNEAGEPEPLYEEVDIEKVYSLSEKDSEVRVTKEGDIYYVDGYPIQKLMDSTNLDDLDSLRNFQEVIRKKGIIEELKELGIQEEDIVNICGYEFEFFD, from the coding sequence ATGTTTATAGATATAGCCAAAATCCATCTAAAGGCAGGAAACGGCGGGCATGGAGCCGTGGCCTTTAGAAGAGAAAAATACGAGCCATCTGGAGGACCAGCGGGCGGAGACGGCGGAAACGGCGGGAGCGTAATACTTGAAGTCGACGAGGGACTGAAGACTCTTATGGACTTCAAGTACAAGAAGACGTACAAAGCCGAGTCTGGAGAAGACGGAAGAAACAAGAAGCAGTACGGAAAAGCAGGAGAAGATCTTGTGCTGAAGGTTCCGCCAGGAACTATAGTAAAAGACGAGGAGTCAGGCATAGTGGTAGCTGATCTTCTAGAGCATGGCCAGAGAGCTGTAATAGCCAGAGGAGGAAGAGGCGGAAAGGGAAATGCCAAGTTCGCCAACTCCGTAAGACAGGCCCCTAGATTTGCAGAAGGTGGAACAAAGGGCGAGGAACGCGCTGTAGTGCTTGAGCTGAAGCTACTGGCAGACGTGGGGCTCATAGGGTTCCCAAATGTAGGAAAGTCGACACTGCTCTCTATAATAACAGATGCTAAGCCTAAGATTGCAAATTACCACTTTACCACGCTTACGCCTAACCTAGGTGTAGTACAGGTAGATGACGGGGACAGCTTCGTCATAGCCGACATACCAGGGCTTATAGAGGGAGCGCATGCAGGAGTGGGGCTTGGGCACGAGTTCTTAAGGCATATAGAGAGAACCAGGATTCTAGTCCATATGGTGGACGTCTCGTCTCAAGACGGAAGAGACCCTGTGGAGGACTTCCACAAGATAAACGAAGAGCTTGAAAAGTACAGCGCAAAGCTTGCAGACAAGCCTCAGCTTGTGGTGGCCAACAAGATGGACATACCTGGAGCTGAAGATGGATATGAAAAGCTGAAAGCGGAAGTAGAGAAGTATGGGTACGAAATACTGCCGATATCAGCTGCAACGGCAAAAGGCATAAGGGAACTTGAGTACAAGATTCTCGAGAAGGTAAATGAAGCTGGAGAGCCGGAGCCGCTTTACGAAGAAGTGGACATAGAGAAAGTCTACAGCTTAAGTGAAAAAGACAGTGAGGTTAGAGTCACTAAAGAGGGAGATATATACTATGTAGACGGATATCCTATACAGAAGCTTATGGACTCTACGAATCTAGACGACTTGGATTCTCTTAGAAACTTCCAGGAGGTAATCAGGAAGAAAGGCATCATAGAGGAGCTAAAAGAGCTTGGAATACAGGAAGAAGACATAGTCAATATCTGCGGATATGAATTTGAGTTTTTTGATTAG
- a CDS encoding D-alanyl-D-alanine carboxypeptidase family protein has translation MKKISKIILIISIFLAAAGSYASGEDLELKAESAILIDGSTGQVLYSKDEDKSMYPASTTKIMTLILALEHSDLNEKVTVDSKTPFEVEGSHIALEPGEVLTMEQLLNALMLESANDAALVIAKHISGSVEEFGALMTSKAKEIGASNTVFVNPNGLPDANHVTTAHDLALIAKYGMENSQFRQFVSRTNSVIPPTNAKEEQRYLNNSNKLLYSGRMIDVNGKQVPIMYEGVTGIKTGYTDDAQHCLVASASRNGTEYISVVLKTDKQNLYVDTHKLLDYGFENFQEQKIASKGEIAENLSWNNRLLKGSVVEDVYCKLPANATARIEKNISLSPKLSTPIRPGDTIGEVVYSYDGKLLASSKIVSNESLEADKPASERSMFFVLLGTGALVTLILIRIIYVYRKRKKRRKSKASAKK, from the coding sequence TTGAAAAAAATATCTAAAATAATCTTGATAATATCTATTTTTCTTGCAGCTGCTGGTTCATATGCCTCTGGCGAAGACTTGGAGCTGAAAGCAGAGTCTGCTATCTTGATAGATGGAAGCACCGGTCAGGTTCTATACTCTAAAGACGAGGACAAGTCCATGTACCCTGCAAGCACTACTAAAATCATGACTCTGATACTTGCGCTTGAGCACTCCGACTTGAACGAGAAGGTTACAGTGGACTCCAAGACTCCTTTCGAAGTCGAAGGCTCTCATATAGCTCTAGAGCCAGGTGAAGTTCTGACTATGGAGCAGCTTTTAAATGCACTCATGCTTGAATCTGCAAACGATGCTGCCTTGGTCATAGCCAAGCACATATCTGGATCTGTAGAGGAGTTTGGAGCACTTATGACTTCAAAGGCAAAAGAGATAGGGGCCAGCAATACGGTCTTCGTAAATCCGAATGGACTCCCCGACGCGAACCATGTCACCACAGCTCACGACCTTGCATTGATTGCAAAGTATGGAATGGAGAATAGCCAGTTTAGACAATTCGTATCTAGAACCAACAGCGTAATTCCTCCGACCAACGCAAAGGAAGAGCAGAGATACCTAAACAACAGCAACAAGCTGCTCTACAGCGGAAGGATGATAGATGTAAACGGAAAGCAAGTTCCCATAATGTACGAGGGTGTAACCGGCATAAAAACAGGATATACCGATGATGCACAGCACTGCCTTGTGGCGTCTGCCAGCAGAAACGGAACCGAATACATAAGCGTTGTACTTAAGACAGACAAGCAGAATCTATATGTGGATACCCACAAGCTTTTAGACTACGGCTTTGAAAACTTCCAAGAGCAGAAGATAGCAAGCAAGGGAGAGATTGCCGAAAATCTGAGCTGGAACAACAGGCTTTTGAAAGGATCTGTTGTAGAGGATGTCTACTGTAAACTGCCAGCCAACGCGACTGCCCGCATTGAAAAGAATATCTCCCTCTCCCCTAAGCTGTCTACACCAATCAGACCAGGGGACACTATCGGCGAAGTCGTCTACAGCTACGACGGAAAGCTTCTAGCTTCTAGCAAAATAGTCTCAAACGAAAGCCTAGAAGCTGATAAACCAGCGTCTGAGCGCAGTATGTTCTTTGTACTCTTGGGTACTGGAGCTTTGGTCACGCTGATCTTGATTAGAATAATATATGTATACAGAAAGAGAAAAAAGAGACGTAAATCTAAAGCCAGTGCAAAAAAATAA
- the yqeK gene encoding bis(5'-nucleosyl)-tetraphosphatase (symmetrical) YqeK — MIDRIKRDAECYLSESRYNHTLGVMNEAIRLAERYGEDREKAAVAALLHDLGKSKRIYELLKLDCSSDIILEENLKKNGALYHAVASRMVAERRYSISDSDILNAVRYHTTGRPNMTNLEKIVYLADYIEPGRDFPGVEEMRKISYEDLDRAMLCALENTIVHVVSNGQILHEDTVRSRNYILARLTKLGVKK; from the coding sequence ATGATAGATCGTATTAAGCGAGATGCAGAGTGCTACTTGAGCGAATCAAGGTATAATCATACTTTAGGCGTCATGAATGAGGCTATAAGGCTGGCTGAAAGATATGGAGAAGACAGAGAAAAGGCAGCAGTTGCAGCGCTTCTTCATGATCTGGGCAAGTCCAAGAGGATATATGAATTATTGAAACTAGACTGTAGTTCTGATATAATCTTAGAAGAAAATTTAAAAAAGAATGGTGCACTGTATCATGCGGTTGCAAGTAGGATGGTAGCGGAGAGAAGGTACTCAATAAGTGATAGTGATATACTGAATGCTGTCAGATATCATACTACAGGGAGACCGAACATGACGAATCTAGAAAAAATAGTTTATCTTGCAGATTATATAGAGCCAGGAAGGGATTTCCCAGGAGTTGAAGAAATGAGGAAGATCTCTTATGAAGACCTCGACAGGGCGATGCTCTGCGCGCTTGAGAATACGATTGTCCATGTTGTCTCAAATGGGCAGATACTGCACGAGGACACAGTGAGATCTAGGAACTATATACTGGCTAGATTGACAAAATTGGGAGTGAAAAAATGA